cttagcttgcaattctattgtttattatatattattattttagtataaaatacgTTTAAGTTAATTAGATCATCATtacgttaccgctgatacatctgtagtatcagcgtattaattataaagcataaaatcagtgtattaTTTGAGTGTAATAACCAACGCTTTCCACGTGGCCATCCATTGTTATTCGGACCACCTCTATTGTACTATTCAGAGACATTTATTGtgagtaattgaaattattataactggcaataaacttgtaTACTTTCCTTTCTACCTACtatcttttattcatattttaaaatactggtaaaattatgtaataagaTCCAATACCTATTGATTAAGCTGCATAAGATAATTGaagtaattataagaaataatttataaatactaaGCTGTGAGGTAAGTtgatgaattttcatatacgttatcgagtttgaataagtgcgggtctttgctttgcaagaaccccagcccactgctctgtccaagtaaaataaaaatttgttagaggccagcctaagccagggttcaacccgcgaattctggtggctgctggtaaagATCGCGAAAAtaaaagcgatttgtctcaatatatatggAGTAATAACATCTCCACATAACCCCGTAAGTTAATTCATTGAATTTGTCACTGGGCGTGCTAATTCAAAAGGGACTTGAACACTAAACCCAATTAGATTAAAAACTAATTGCTTAACTTTAGATCTCCTAGTACTCCAAAGGGCTTGTGTCAGGGACAATCTACTTGCAATCGATTTCTGGCGATTTGTTCGCAATActtgtaaaaattatcataaaattaatttcttcacTTTCATCCTGGGTCAATTAGTAAGAtgcacaatttaattattatcataaaataccAGAAATTCACTAGCGATTCTTAGTAAACAATTGTATGACTGACAATGATCTTGTCCTTAtcttaaacaattttattagataataatCTCATAATCTTAACGAATTTGTAATTGAGTTGACaatatagttaaaaattaaaatttaaatatcgttttattaattaaaaaaaaaagctatcctccttaataaaatatcactgGGGTTCCCGGTGTATAGGCCAGCTTGGACCAAATACCCACAAAAACATcatttttgtcaatttttgacATAACACTCCTGTCGCGCACGGAACGAATATACATATCAATTATAAACTCTTCTTCttgtaaaatatgtaaaaaaaacctTATGATAATGTCTATTTTTAGATCAAATGTTgcttaatgttttatttaataataattattaataaacaatccGTTTTGAACGTTAGGgctcattaattatttctaatacaataaaagtataaaataaaataaaactcgaaatttaatgtatgatagacttttcaaaatttggcTGACCAAGGCGACCCTCTGTCCCGGACAACCTTGCACACcctcttataaaaattattcaaatagcAAATAAAATGATGCCTCAGGACTAAAGAGGTCAATGATGAAACTTGTTTCTAATCAATGTGTATAAAATTTGgacttatcaaaaatatgtagAGTCATAGTGGACAGTGGGGACAATTGAACTTGggggcaattgaaccagtaagcttaaaaaatcgaaaaaagggtgtacccaccctgattccactgtgtattcaccgagattccacagtgtatcTACGGTGACtacgcggtgtacgtggaatcacggtaggtacaccgtgtaattaccgtggaatcacggtgataaaatgacaaaaaacccaccgtgtaaccgccgtgattccatcgtgtttccggggtgtttccagggtgaatcaaaaccgcgagggatgCACGCGCATTTTGACTGAATGTGAAAACAAGCTAaactaaccaagaaaaaaaaaattattccattgacagaagttttaaaagtgattattataacatataatgttatataaactaatcaatattattagaagtgttataattttagttttaagctgtaatgaatagtaaattattcataaaagtCATTCGTTTGTGGCTCTAATACTCTTGGTTCAATTGTCCTCGACTAGTGGTTCAATTGCCCTCGCAAAAGGCacgctccttgagctcgaaaaattgtagtggttacattttcgagctcgaagagctcgaaaatacttttgtatgcctttgttttaaaaaaataacgttttttaccattttttctacaacgatatctctcgaaccaATTGACCAATTGAGACGTTTAAGGTCGCaattgacgcgttttattgagctCACATTTGATCAGAttctgaaattgatttatcaagtcgtttttgaaaaatttccaaaatactaaaaacaaaaattttttttaattctttcgttaacggtttctcttgaacgaataaaccgattttgatggttgaggtggcattcgacgcggctgaCAAAggtttagagctgattagatttcggaatcaatccatcgagcgaattaaaagttattcaaaaaaaatatttttgaaaagtttaatttttgaaatacctCCGAACGTAccctaccgattaagctcaaatttcTAGTGTTTACAGTaaataacaagccgcgtcgaatgacacctcgacGATTAAAATCGGtgcatccgttcaaaagttacagaatatttacatacattcgtacgtacgtacatacactcTCGGACAccatcttgaatttagtcattatagcttcctagaacctcaaaacgttgacaTCTGTTGGGATTTCGATTTTCACAAATCGAGGTGAAactaataacttcccgaattttcgaaaatttgcaattttcttagcgggaagttaaaaagttatcattttgcttttattcatataaaaaaaaattgttaaagtatttttggtcCATTGACTCTACTCTCCCGTACTTGtacatatttacaaaaaaaaaaaaaaatgtttctatatagataaaattttattttggaaaaaatataactatCTTACAAAGTTGAGTTTTGCTTTGAACTAAATACAgttccaagtttttttttaaattttattcgtccattttttcttcattcgACCTCAACGGTTTTATATTATTGACCATCTGCTGTAGATTGACTAACACGCAACAAATATGCACGATATCATCGAcgcaatgaaataaattttcggttATTTTATCTAAGATCGAATAACCTCGCAATCGTTGCATTATTTTCTCAATGTGGATTCTTACTTTAGCTACGTCATCAGTATCTTTAATACCTTGAGCAgataaaactgtttttttttcaaaatctggTGGCATAAcaatctttactttttttccacttttaTCAACTGCTGCTTTTATTTCTAGGAATTCTTTGCAAATTAAAACATTATCGCCTTCATCCAATTCGTCCATTAGCCCAGATTCAATAGTTAATTGCGAATCAGTTTTTTTGCCCCCAGCTACCTTAGATTTCAAACAGATAAAGCCTCCAGGAGTGATTCCAATAAGAACTTTTGctgtaaaagtttttttattaggcAAACAATAATCGCGACTATCAACAGTGGATGGAATTTCGACGTTAAATTCTGTACAGTCGATTATCACTCGACTATTTGAGTAGTTTGGATAGAAGCACTTTGGCATTGTTGCTTGAATATCGCTCATCTTTGgccaataaattaaagtagCTGTTGCCGCAGACAACGTCTGTAaagttgagtaaaaaattctAGAGATTGTTGTCCTGTGGACACTAAACAGTACACTCAGAGCTGAAAATGTGAGgcctgtttttattttcattaagaaaataaaaagtctgTTATTTTTGGCAACAGTAAATTTCGTCGAAGTACTCAATAAATTGAACAATAattcgaaattattaaatgtaacaCCAGCTAATTCCATCAGCtgctcatttttttcaattgaatcgAAGCCAACAAATGTTTTTACAGATGTTTCAGTAGATTGATCAACGAAAGTTTTAGTTGGAGTACCGCATTGCTTGTCACTGCATTTGGGTTTACCAATTATGATTCTACGTTTTGTTACTTCCGCTATATTTGTTTGGATTTCGGCATCGCATTTATCGGTATGATTGTAAATGTATCTATTGCAAATGAATGTTTTGTCGGTTTCGTTTGAGgtagaataaaaatcaatttgacAACTTTTGTCAACTTTTACCCTTACAGCGGTAACGTCATTTACTTCATTGTCGATGataatcttattattttctgaagtTTTTAATGCATTGTTGCTACTTGTGATCagagttttttctttttcggcTAGTCTCCGGTTCAAAAAACGCGCATGCctgaaataaagtttttaaaaattttatttatctaatcatacacggagaaaaaaaaagtaaattttactaaaaaatatgagaataattagtaaatttggatagtaatcttgaaacgcttatgatttatatgaaaaattaataaacaggtaagcatattttacaagtcgtttagtaatttttactggtTATGGAAAATCTCCTATattgcatattaatttttagttatatttagtaaattttactattcctGTCTAGTAAATTTGATTAtcccgt
This genomic window from Microplitis demolitor isolate Queensland-Clemson2020A chromosome 6, iyMicDemo2.1a, whole genome shotgun sequence contains:
- the LOC103573902 gene encoding uncharacterized protein LOC103573902; protein product: MVHSSCCVVDCKNTGRNSNYKFYRFPTASWKLEKRKQWINAVKRKNPDGSPWTPKPTDCICSAHFVGGKKAEEVASPSYIPTIFPSVYKKSKINEKTALSRHARFLNRRLAEKEKTLITSSNNALKTSENNKIIIDNEVNDVTAVRVKVDKSCQIDFYSTSNETDKTFICNRYIYNHTDKCDAEIQTNIAEVTKRRIIIGKPKCSDKQCGTPTKTFVDQSTETSVKTFVGFDSIEKNEQLMELAGVTFNNFELLFNLLSTSTKFTVAKNNRLFIFLMKIKTGLTFSALSVLFSVHRTTISRIFYSTLQTLSAATATLIYWPKMSDIQATMPKCFYPNYSNSRVIIDCTEFNVEIPSTVDSRDYCLPNKKTFTAKVLIGITPGGFICLKSKVAGGKKTDSQLTIESGLMDELDEGDNVLICKEFLEIKAAVDKSGKKVKIVMPPDFEKKTVLSAQGIKDTDDVAKVRIHIEKIMQRLRGYSILDKITENLFHCVDDIVHICCVLVNLQQMVNNIKPLRSNEEKMDE